In Planococcus citri chromosome 4, ihPlaCitr1.1, whole genome shotgun sequence, the genomic window CCTCAACTGGCCCAGTACAACACTGTCAAGTTCAATTATGATTGGGAAAAGAACCATGGTTTTTCTGGACGTTTGGAGTAGAACAAATCGTCTCgacttgaaacttgaattctGAACTTTTTCGACCTGTGGACACTTCGTACTGCACCCCTCCCCCTTGAATCTGGTGAAATTTACCTACTCTGAAATTTCAAGTCACACAAAAGAATttcgtactttgaaaaattttgcaaactatTTTCACCTTCGGCTGAGGAGATTTAGAATACTTActcgattttgtattttttaacgattttttacCAGCCAatcttcaaaacttgaaaattatgaataataCACGTGTAAAATTCAGCATTGATAAGAACCAATCCCTTCGCACTCCATATCAAAATTATGGACAAAAGAATTAACGTCAGCAGCGAATTTCACCGtgacaaaatacaaaaaatttgacgCACTTAAATATATATCacaaatattgaatttttcagggaAATTACGAAATATTAGATGCATACATATTTTGTAactaaagttgaaatttacgtgACAATTTGATGGCAATATTATCACAAGTTTTCGCTATATAAATACGAAATCACGGAGTTACAATGCAGTACTTGCATACAAAGTAAACCTGTCCTGTTCATTGTGTGAACGTAGGTGCTTTCCAAGTGATAGGCATTGCAGTACCCAACTTCAAAACGCAGATTAGGGCACTGGTCGAAGTATCCGCGTCTACGTGTAGTACATACGAGTTTAacgttgaataaaatatgaaatttattttcattttcggtATCGCCGTGTTGGTGATATTCGTTTTGAGTTCCCAAGTCCAATCGCATGAGATAGACATGCCCGACCTGGTCTTGGGGAATAAATCATCTGAAGACAAATCTGAAGAACAATCCAAAGACAAATCCGAAGACCAATCCGAAGAACCATCCAAAGACAACTCCGAAGACCAATCCGAAGGACAATCTGAAGAACCATCCGAAGACAAATCCGAAGAACAATCCGAAGACAACTCCGACAGGAAAAACTCGGAAGAGCAAAATTCGTCAAACGATAATCAGCAGTCGACACAAGGAGATTCGAGTAACAACGCGACCTCTAAAATGGCAGTCGATCTCCTGTCAGACTTATCTAACCTCTTAGGTATTGGAAGCTCCGGTAGTGAACCCTCCGAAAGAAGCGAAGATCAACCGTCAGAAGATGATAAGGGTGAAACCTCAAATAATGAAACGCCATCAGAAGGTGCTAATACGTCTTCAGAAGGAAGTGGAACCTCAGCAGACGCAAACGCTCAAGAAGATACCCCACAAGAACAAAACTGAAGAATgacaaatcatcaaaaaaatcaaatctgttTCATATTACGAGGtgagcaaattgaaaatatgcttATCCGTTGTACCTACATACGAATAGATaagtgtaggtacatattaaaaagtTACATTTCTATTAAAAATTCTTTCTTGTACGTTCAACCTCAAGTCGACATTATTCACCCAATTTTCAAACTCTACTGCACATAATAGCAAATACCTCgatatttttggcaataaacTCGACCActaatcacgaaaaaaatatacaaggCCATAAATTCTAATAAATGACGGACTTTCAGGGCTTTTGAAAACGTTGAATACTATTACCTAGTTTCTtaccaaaatacatacaaaacaaACCAACTTTCAGTTTGAATTTTCCACCAAACGAGgatatttgaattaaaatagctagaataattttaaataaataatctCTTTTCCTCCTCGTTTgtcaaaatcataattttaaatgCATATGAGACACTCTTCTTTTACCAGTCGATACAAAATTCTAAAGTCAGACCTCTCGATTGCAAGAACAAAGGAACATTTTCAAATGCACAGTCACATAAAATTTCTATACGCCacaaaattggataaaaaaatttaaaatttaaaattatacttAGATAGCCCATCTCACTGTATTGATTGTAACTTTATTtctaaatatgtatgtaccctAATCATATGTATGTACCCTAATCATAAGTTTGTATTAATATAGAGCCCCTAGCCTAAGTTGCTGTAAACGGCtctcaataaataaataaacgtcCCAAATTAAATTTGTTTCCTGTctcattcttgaatttttcctgACATGCTCTAGACAAACTCACtctaaaaataagtaggtacgtacctacataataaaaatatcgattttctttacacaaatattttcatttaattttatattcCAGCTGATCTCACACTTATGTACACCAACAAACACTCTGAAAATAcatctatgtaggtacctacatcaagtATAATTGACaacatcatcattcatcatgtATGTACTTAAGGCATTGTACGtacattgaacattttttaaaattatacctaatatACGTAAAATACTTGAAGTTGAAGTTATTTGGTTTCACTGTCTCCTcgaaatctcaattttaaaataagaggGGAAGAAGATCACACAAGATCTGGAACAATTGACGATTCTCTATGATAGGTAATCAAAAGAAGTAGTTTGAAAATAGCCGTTGAAATCTCAAAACTCAAcggtacatatgtacttttttcatcTCCCTCTCCTCAGCTTTCATGTCATCTGACAATACCGAAGGAAAAACCAGGCTTTTACGCTTATCACGATTCCCGGATCGGTGGCGGAGTTACACATAAACTTTGCAATGCACCACCCTTCTCATCTCACTGTAGTCGAAGATGTTTCAACGAAAAACTTTGCTTCAATTTAGCATTATGGGATAACAAGGGACTTCACGAATGTGCAGTATCTTACCAATTTCACccaatttttccccaaagtAAAGGACTCTTAGGGTACTCTAGCACAAAATTTATAACTGCCCTACCGCTAAACTACGGGTTCTACAAGGGTACAGAAACAGAAGTctcaaaatttagttttatgGCCAATTTcgcaacaaaattgaaaactgtgtatttttttgggCCCAAGATAGctgaaaaatcactcaaaaatggCGAAGAAATGCGATTGGAAAGCCACATATAACTTTGGGAATCGTACCTATTTCCTACTCATAAGTAGAATTTTCTGGAGTTCGGGCACGAGATTTTCTTGAgcccaaaactttcaaaaagtcgctcgAAATGGTTGAAATATTCCAGCGGGTAGCTACATTTTTTGGAATCgtctttttgagtaaaaattcaagttttttgtaGTTTGGGGGCGATTTTGACTCTGCGCATCCataagaccattttttggaatttttttgaaaattttggatacaaaaaatacctttttcgaGAAACTAGACTCGTGACTAGAAAATATGGCCCTTAAAAATTATAGCCATCTAGCACTTAGTCCtattttttcgaccatttttgagcatttaaaatattttggaatcgAGAAATAACTTTCTGGATGTTCAGACTCAAAACCGCGTCCAAACTTCAGGAAGCTTGACTTGTGATTAGAAAAGATGACACCAAAATTGTGACTacccaatcaaattttttgaaaattttgggcccaaaaaatactgCATGGAAATTACAATCTTAACCTTTGTACCCTTTAGGTATTGCCTTAAGAGaatgaaatttggcatataccATCCAACAACCCCTTTccagctataaaaaaaaaacaattttcgagCCATTCTTCGCAGTTTTCAATTCTGTGTTGTCACTGGAGTCGTGGAGCCCCTCAAAATTGAACTATAGAGGTTGGAGGGATGCATTTTGGCGCGTATATTGGGTGTCCTAGTTATGAATTTGGAGAGCTTTGACTTTTCCAGCCCTCTCCATTGTTCTTGTAGctacaaaaaagtgaattttttgactatAATTAAACGGTTCGCCATGAAGGCAACAAGAACGACATAGAATCCCTCTGAAAAAACATTAAGcttgctttttttcttcttatcaaaaaatgcaaagaaatattgaaatttaaaattctaaaaaagtggCAGTCGTCAGCATATAGGTATACTccaattaatcaaatttttcgctaATGTTTCGATTTCACTGCTATCGAAATCACAAACGTCAATGTAagttcaattttataaattttacaccgcatgtaaaaaaaacaacaagaacaGAAACGATAACGAAATATTCAAACGCCTTTGTTTCTGTAATCATTAGTAAAAAATACTTGATAActgtgacaaaaaaatataggaaaGAAAATGCGAATAAAAACAATGACGCTCGTAGATAAAATATGATTTATATTgcgttgaaaaatgttgaaccataaatcataaaaaataagaattccTATCGAGAAATTTTGCAATCCACGTCAAAAGGATCcctctccctccaaaaaaaagcaaaaacgaaaaatgaaataaaataatgataatgataGTATGACTTTGTATTTCGatcgtgatttttcaaaaggaaGAGGTATTAGCCgcaaaataaaatcaatcacCGTGAGAAATTGAACTGGCAGAAGAAAATCATTCTGATGCAATTGACGTCCAAATCGATTGActgaaaatgctcaatttttcaaacttaatTCATTTAAGACAcagtctttttcaaaaaaaaaaaaaaaatactcgaaatcctTGAATGACGTTGACTCTCATCCTTCATAATGTTCGGCCCCTTCgcattccaaattgaaaaaaatcctagtCTGAGAGCTCTAAACAGGAAAGCCAATATTGTTTGGGAGACTGAGGgacattttttctcaagaagaggacaaaaattttatacctaggtataattttaaaatttttcaaaattttcaaactggcaGTTCTTTAGAGACATTTTGAAACAGACTTTGATAATAATATAGGAGGACCTATAAATTGCTGTGATGACCGGAGATGGCCTTCCATCTTCAACAACGAACTATTTAAacttataattattaatttcaattaaaattcaacaattttctttCTTAATTTTAAACAACGTGAAGTGGgtagaagtagaaaaaaaattcaaaaattttttaaaaagtgtagaCGGATCACACAAATGAGAGGCAGAAAGATCTTCGAGCAAGTATTTTCACCTTTagactaggtaggtaggtactgaagatttttcgaaaaattctcacGATTCTACCGACCAACCAAACACCAACGACAATAATTTCATTTAAGTATAGCCctcataaaattgaattttaatgtgTTTAAAAGTatgtaaataggtaattatattGTTTATAAGTTTTTTATATGTAAGCATTCACTTTTCATCTCCGATACTTCAAAGCGACGAAAATCGTTTAATTTTTCGACACGATTATTTCTGCACATTACACATATGTTTTTCTATGTTTGAAAATCTACCATCAAGAAATAAAACTCTAAAATATCAACTAAATCGCCATTAACCCATCACATCACGAGTACCTtcgtttcaaattgaaaacaaagTAATGAAACTTTATTACTCAGATCGAATTGAATCTTTACAGTCAGTCACCAACACTCTACctagcattaaaaaaattttcaaaccatagGTATAAAAAGCAAGTACTGCATACAGTCTTGTACCTGTGTAGTAAAAtcatattatttcaaataatttaaaatgaaacacaCTCGTACTCTCGCACTTCTGGTTATTTTTACGTTAAACGTAGTGTTAGTCCAATTGCAAAATGCAACAAATGGAACAGGAACTATTAGTGTCTCTGTACTGCCTCATAATGGTACCATCATCAAACCACCTTTATCGATGAAGGAAATCGTTCATCAGCACTTCGAAGATTTATTCGGTTACATTTTGGATACGAATAAtacgtttttacaaaaattataccaaCTCAGCTGCGTTGACGAGACTTAGAAATTGTGCAGAGGGGAACGAGGTGAGTACCtgattgaatttcaaataattttcatcgataATGTACTCACTATCACACTGCTAATGATTGGGCGAGTGCACAATTTATAAAAagcacctatttttttttttttttgaaaaatgctaacCTGGTGGCTCGACTTTGAAGTTCTTTTCTACGTCtttcttcgaaaaattccatgtcagtttttaaatttagtcatttgaccaattttacataggtacatgaaaaaattacttataaatgataaaattgtatTCATAACTCACTTTCAACATTTCGAATGAATTGATCGAGTTTCCAAGGATTCTGGTAAAACTCCCCGAATCCATTATTTCGAATTTAAATCATCTGAACGACTCTTCTACCAAATcgtctttttttggaattcgtaTCTATAAATTTAAGTTGCCAAACACTtcgatttttggacaaaatatccaaaaagtcatgttttttgccagaatttccTAAAATTCCATTTCTTGTGTTAAAATATTGCTGAAAGGGGAGAGTGACTTGTTAAGAAATGAAcaagaacaatttttcaaagttgttagCAATTCATAACGACTGGAGACAAAAACAAAAGCATTTGGAAGCCTCacagggaaattttcaaatttaagccaGATGTGAAGCGAAGAGTTGGTGGAAGGAGGAGGGGTCAGATTGGCTCTTATTTTGATTAGGATCCTGAGATaaattctggaacctccaatGGGTCTTTGGATTTTTCAGTTCCGAAGAAATCCCAGAGAAAGAACCAAAAAACTTGGATTTATCACCTTCATGATCCATTTGATCGATTtaggcaaacattttttcaaaaaatatgtatttctgcttgttcaaattaaaagttttcttcgacaattctttttttttttgttgaaaaaatgctttaaaaaataaGGCTACATGGTACGagtaagtgaaaaattcatcttttacaTATGAAGGGATTGATGTAAAAAGCTGTAATTGGACGATTTCATccattgttttgaaattttttcaaaactaaacaaTCTAATATAcccattggaggctccagtacgaTTGGAACCACCAGTCGTTTATTCGAGAAGTGTTTgagtgaatttcgatttttcctgaTTGATTAAGAATAGTTACTTCATCTAATCAAAGTGTACTTAGATGAgacgatttttcaaacaaacaaatTGACTTTCAACTGGTCTTTTTTTCCAGAGGAattaacttgaaatttattcgtTTCAGATGCCTCGggaacaatcaaaaattaacattGTTGGAGAAAAATTGAGCAGTATCGTATCCATTGAAGAGCCATCAAAACACGAATGCATATTTTTATCTATACCTATCGTAATTTATCATTCATCAATAGTAACTGTAGTTTCGACCTTTTTGCTTatgattgaaatacatttataaaaatcagaaaaattaataatagaaGAACTTTTTTGTTTGGCAATGATTGCTTATTCGATTTCACCAGAAATCCAGGATTAATTGTacccaagtaggtacataagtatggTCAATAGATAACTTATACTTAAACAGAGGCAACGTGACCAAGGGAT contains:
- the LOC135843538 gene encoding uncharacterized lipoprotein SSP0535-like, coding for MPDLVLGNKSSEDKSEEQSKDKSEDQSEEPSKDNSEDQSEGQSEEPSEDKSEEQSEDNSDRKNSEEQNSSNDNQQSTQGDSSNNATSKMAVDLLSDLSNLLGIGSSGSEPSERSEDQPSEDDKGETSNNETPSEGANTSSEGSGTSADANAQEDTPQEQN